In Cryptomeria japonica chromosome 5, Sugi_1.0, whole genome shotgun sequence, the genomic window ctTCGTCCCACACCTAGGTAGTTGTCTACCATTCTTCCTCGCTTCTTCTAGGTTGTCTGCTTGCTTGTTTTAACTTTAACTCCCCTGTTTCTCTCTGCGCTACCAAGTTGCCCCTGCTTCCATTGCTTTCCTCTGTCTCTCTCTTCACTTGAATCAGATTACATGGCTTCTTCTTCTCGTCAATCAGAGATTGAGATTGTAAATGCTTTTCATGGCCTTGCTCCACCCTTCCCACCTTCACCTTCATCTGCATCTACTTCTGCTACATCTGCATCACCATTGCAGAAGTCGCCCTGTGATATTTTTATTAATCATCGCGGACCCGATGTGAAACACAAGCTCGCCAGAGATATCCACAATGCCCTCTATGCCATGGGTCTCAAGGTCTTTCAAGATTCCGAAGATCTTGAGTTGGGGGATTTCTTCCCTGCAGAACTACAAGAAGCAACGTCCACTGTTTTTTTTCATATTGTTGTTGGGATTAGGTGTTTCAATCTTGGAGTCTTAATAttgattatttaataattgatttattcTAGTTTGTTAATTTCTTAAATTGTCATTCATTTTGTGGGTTTTTTTAGTGATGTGGCATTCTACATGACAGTGATGAAATGAAATAATCTTGTTTTTTAGGAAATTGGCGTCCACTTGGAAGATTCTACATT contains:
- the LOC131028816 gene encoding uncharacterized protein LOC131028816, coding for MASSSRQSEIEIVNAFHGLAPPFPPSPSSASTSATSASPLQKSPCDIFINHRGPDVKHKLARDIHNALYAMGLKVFQDSEDLELGDFFPAELQEATSTVFFHIVVGIRKLASTWKILHFGKVLSYMEWKLI